In the genome of Pseudomonas sp. LBUM920, one region contains:
- a CDS encoding FAD-dependent oxidoreductase has translation MAERLNNDFQFIDVGRKDPKKKLLRQRKKEFVEIYEPFKPQHSADQAHRCLGCGNPYCEWKCPVHNFIPNWLKLVAEGNILAAAELSHQTNTLPEVCGRVCPQDRLCEGACTLNDGFGAVTIGSVEKYITDTAFAMGWRPDMSKVKPTGKRVAIIGAGPAGLGCADVLVRGGVTPVVFDKNPEIGGLLTFGIPEFKLEKTVLSNRREVFTGMGIEFRLNTEIGKDITMEQLLAEYDAVFMGMGTYTYMKGGFAGEDLPGVYDALDFLIANVNRNLGFEKSPEDFVDMKGKKVVVLGGGDTAMDCNRTSIRQGAKSVTCAYRRDEANMPGSRKEVKNAKEEGVKFLYNRQPIAIVGEDRVEGVKVVETRLGEPDARGRRSPEPIPGSEEIIPADAVVIAFGFRPSPAPWFEQFEIQTDSQGRVVAPEQGQYKHQTSNPKIFAGGDMVRGSDLVVTAIFEGRNAAEGILDYLQV, from the coding sequence ATGGCTGAACGTCTGAATAACGACTTCCAGTTCATCGATGTCGGGCGCAAAGATCCGAAGAAGAAACTGTTGCGTCAACGCAAGAAAGAGTTCGTGGAAATCTACGAGCCCTTCAAACCCCAGCACTCGGCCGACCAGGCCCACCGCTGCCTGGGTTGCGGTAACCCGTATTGCGAATGGAAGTGCCCGGTGCACAACTTCATTCCCAACTGGCTCAAACTGGTGGCCGAGGGCAACATCCTCGCCGCCGCCGAGCTGTCGCACCAGACCAACACCTTGCCGGAAGTGTGCGGTCGGGTGTGCCCGCAAGACCGTCTGTGCGAGGGTGCCTGCACCCTCAACGACGGCTTTGGCGCGGTGACCATCGGTTCGGTGGAGAAGTACATCACCGACACCGCGTTCGCCATGGGCTGGCGCCCGGACATGTCCAAGGTCAAGCCAACCGGCAAGCGCGTTGCGATCATCGGCGCGGGCCCGGCGGGCCTGGGCTGTGCCGACGTGCTGGTGCGTGGTGGCGTGACCCCGGTGGTGTTCGACAAGAACCCTGAAATCGGTGGCTTGCTGACCTTCGGCATTCCCGAGTTCAAGCTGGAAAAAACTGTACTGAGCAACCGTCGTGAAGTGTTCACCGGCATGGGTATCGAGTTCCGTCTCAATACCGAAATCGGCAAAGACATCACCATGGAGCAACTGCTCGCCGAATACGATGCCGTGTTCATGGGCATGGGCACCTACACCTACATGAAAGGCGGCTTTGCCGGTGAGGACCTGCCGGGCGTGTATGACGCGCTCGACTTCCTGATCGCCAACGTCAACCGCAACCTGGGCTTTGAAAAGTCGCCGGAAGATTTCGTCGACATGAAAGGCAAGAAAGTTGTGGTGCTGGGTGGTGGCGACACCGCGATGGACTGCAACCGTACCTCGATCCGCCAGGGCGCCAAGTCGGTCACCTGTGCGTACCGTCGTGACGAAGCCAACATGCCCGGCTCGCGCAAAGAGGTGAAGAACGCCAAGGAAGAAGGCGTGAAATTCCTCTACAACCGCCAGCCGATCGCCATTGTGGGTGAGGACCGTGTGGAAGGCGTGAAAGTGGTCGAGACCCGTCTCGGCGAGCCGGACGCCCGTGGCCGTCGCAGCCCTGAGCCGATCCCGGGTTCCGAAGAAATCATCCCGGCCGACGCCGTGGTCATCGCCTTTGGTTTCCGCCCAAGCCCGGCGCCGTGGTTCGAGCAGTTCGAAATCCAGACCGACAGCCAGGGCCGCGTTGTAGCCCCGGAACAAGGCCAGTACAAGCACCAGACCAGCAACCCGAAAATCTTCGCCGGTGGCGATATGGTGCGCGGCTCTGACCTGGTGGTAACCGCGATCTTCGAAGGCCGCAACGCCGCCGAAGGTATCCTGGATTACTTGCAGGTCTGA
- the hemE gene encoding uroporphyrinogen decarboxylase — protein MTALKNDRFLRALLKQPVDVTPVWMMRQAGRYLPEYRASRAHAGDFMSLCMNPEFACEVTMQPLDRYPQLDAAILFSDILTIPDAMGQGLYFETGEGPRFKKVVSTLADIEALPIPDPHKDLGYVMDAVSTIRRELNGRVPLIGFSGSPWTLATYMVEGGSSKDFRKTKAMLYDNPQAMHLLLDKLAQSVTAYLNGQIMAGAQAVQIFDTWGGNLSAAAYQEFSLAYMRKIVSGLIREHEGRKVPVILFTKGGGLWLESIADAGADALGLDWTCDIGEARRRVGNQVALQGNMDPTVLYAKPEAIRTEVGRILASYGKGTGHVFNLGHGITPEVNPEHAGAFLRAVHDLSAQYHE, from the coding sequence ATGACTGCCCTCAAGAACGACCGTTTCCTTCGTGCCCTGCTCAAGCAACCCGTAGACGTCACGCCCGTGTGGATGATGCGTCAGGCCGGTCGCTACCTGCCGGAATACCGCGCCAGTCGCGCCCACGCCGGCGACTTCATGAGCCTGTGCATGAACCCGGAGTTCGCCTGCGAAGTCACGATGCAGCCGCTGGACCGCTACCCACAACTGGACGCGGCCATCCTGTTCTCCGATATTTTGACCATCCCTGACGCCATGGGCCAAGGCCTGTACTTCGAAACCGGCGAAGGCCCGCGTTTCAAGAAAGTCGTCAGCACCCTGGCCGACATCGAAGCACTGCCGATCCCCGATCCGCACAAAGACCTGGGCTACGTGATGGACGCCGTGAGCACCATCCGCCGCGAGCTGAACGGCCGCGTGCCGCTGATCGGCTTCTCCGGCAGCCCGTGGACACTGGCCACCTACATGGTCGAAGGCGGCTCGTCGAAAGACTTCCGCAAGACCAAAGCCATGCTCTACGACAACCCACAGGCCATGCACCTGCTGCTGGATAAATTGGCGCAGTCGGTTACCGCCTACCTCAACGGCCAGATCATGGCCGGCGCGCAAGCGGTACAGATTTTCGATACCTGGGGTGGCAACTTGTCGGCGGCGGCGTATCAGGAATTCTCCCTGGCCTACATGCGCAAGATCGTCAGCGGCCTGATCCGCGAACACGAAGGCCGCAAAGTGCCGGTCATCCTGTTCACCAAAGGCGGCGGCCTGTGGCTGGAAAGCATCGCCGATGCCGGCGCCGATGCACTCGGCCTGGACTGGACCTGCGACATTGGCGAAGCTCGCCGTCGCGTTGGCAACCAGGTCGCGCTGCAAGGCAACATGGACCCGACCGTGCTCTACGCCAAGCCGGAAGCGATCCGCACCGAAGTCGGCCGCATCCTGGCCAGCTACGGCAAGGGCACGGGGCACGTGTTCAACCTCGGCCATGGCATCACCCCGGAAGTGAATCCGGAGCATGCCGGCGCGTTCTTGCGCGCGGTGCACGATCTGTCGGCGCAGTACCACGAATAA